The following are encoded together in the Glycine max cultivar Williams 82 chromosome 8, Glycine_max_v4.0, whole genome shotgun sequence genome:
- the LOC106799740 gene encoding aspartic proteinase CDR1 isoform X2 produces the protein MPFNLLPPLSFTLNLYILKMHPLVFLSLALYLLSTVSSREVSEGQRGFSIDLIHRDSPLSPFYKPSLTPSDRIINTALRSIYQLNRASHSDLNEKKTLERVRIPNHGEYLMRFYIGTPPVERLAIADTASDLIWVQCSPCETCFPQDTPLFEPHKSSTFANLSCDSQPCTSSNIYYCPLVGNLCLYTNTYGDGSSTKGVLCTESIHFGSQTVTFPKTIFGCGSNNDFMHQISNKVTGIVGLGAGPLSLVSQLGDQIGHKFSYCLLPFTSTSTIKLKFGNDTTITGNGVVSTPLIIDPHYPSYYFLHLVGITIGQKMLQVRTTDHTNGNIIIDLGTVLTYLEVNFYHNFVTLLREALGISETKDDIPYPFDFCFPNQVR, from the exons atgcCCTTCAATTTGCTCCCTCCTCTATCCTTTACTTTGAATCTGTATATCCTCAAAATGCATCCACTCGTGTTCTTGTCTTTAGCTTTATACTTACTTTCTACTGTATCATCTAGAGAAGTCAGTGAAGGCCAAAGGGGCTTCAGCATTGATCTTATTCACCGTGACTCACCATTGTCACCCTTTTACAAACCTTCACTCACCCCATCAGATCGCATCATAAACACTGCCTTGCGCTCCATTTATCAATTAAATCGAGCTTCCCACTCTgatctaaatgaaaaaaaaacactcgaACGTGTTAGGATTCCAAACCACGGAGAATATCTCATGAGGTTCTACATCGGTACCCCTCCTGTGGAAAGACTTGCTATCGCAGACACAGCGAGTGATCTTATTTGGGTACAATGTTCCCCTTGTGAGACATGTTTTCCCCAAGACACCCCATTGTTTGAACCACACAAGTCTTCCACGTTCGCAAATTTGTCATGTGACTCACAACCTTGCACATCATCCAATATATATTATTGCCCACTTGTAGGTAATTTATGCTTATACACAAACACTTATGGTGACGGATCATCCACCAAAGGAGTATTGTGCACTGAATCCATTCATTTTGGGTCTCAAACCGTCACATTTCCTAAGACTATTTTCGGATGTGGATCAAACAACGACTTCATGCATCAAATTAGCAACAAAGTCACAGGAATAGTGGGTCTTGGAGCTGGGCCATTGTCGCTAGTATCACAACTAGGTGACCAAATCGGTCACAAATTCTCATATTGTTTACTTCCTTTCACTTCAACCTCTACAATCAAGCTGAAATTTGGGAACGATACAACAATAACTGGAAATGGGGTTGTCTCAACTCCCCTCATAATCGACCCACATTATCCTTCCTATTACTTCCTCCATCTTGTAGGCATCACTATTGGACAAAAGATGCTGCAAGTGCGTACAACCGATCATACTAATGGCAACATAATCATTGATTTGGGGACAGTGTTGACATATCTTGAAGTGAACTTTTACCACAATTTTGTAACTTTGTTGCGAGAAGCCCTTGGGATTTCAGAGACAAAGGATGATATTCCATACCCATTTGACTTTTGCTTTCCAAATCAA GTTCGATGA
- the LOC106799740 gene encoding aspartic proteinase CDR1 isoform X1, with amino-acid sequence MPFNLLPPLSFTLNLYILKMHPLVFLSLALYLLSTVSSREVSEGQRGFSIDLIHRDSPLSPFYKPSLTPSDRIINTALRSIYQLNRASHSDLNEKKTLERVRIPNHGEYLMRFYIGTPPVERLAIADTASDLIWVQCSPCETCFPQDTPLFEPHKSSTFANLSCDSQPCTSSNIYYCPLVGNLCLYTNTYGDGSSTKGVLCTESIHFGSQTVTFPKTIFGCGSNNDFMHQISNKVTGIVGLGAGPLSLVSQLGDQIGHKFSYCLLPFTSTSTIKLKFGNDTTITGNGVVSTPLIIDPHYPSYYFLHLVGITIGQKMLQVRTTDHTNGNIIIDLGTVLTYLEVNFYHNFVTLLREALGISETKDDIPYPFDFCFPNQANITFPKIVFQFTGAKVFLSPKNLFFRFDDLNMICLAVLPDFYAKGFSVFGNLAQVDFQVEYDRKGKKVSFAPADCSKN; translated from the coding sequence atgcCCTTCAATTTGCTCCCTCCTCTATCCTTTACTTTGAATCTGTATATCCTCAAAATGCATCCACTCGTGTTCTTGTCTTTAGCTTTATACTTACTTTCTACTGTATCATCTAGAGAAGTCAGTGAAGGCCAAAGGGGCTTCAGCATTGATCTTATTCACCGTGACTCACCATTGTCACCCTTTTACAAACCTTCACTCACCCCATCAGATCGCATCATAAACACTGCCTTGCGCTCCATTTATCAATTAAATCGAGCTTCCCACTCTgatctaaatgaaaaaaaaacactcgaACGTGTTAGGATTCCAAACCACGGAGAATATCTCATGAGGTTCTACATCGGTACCCCTCCTGTGGAAAGACTTGCTATCGCAGACACAGCGAGTGATCTTATTTGGGTACAATGTTCCCCTTGTGAGACATGTTTTCCCCAAGACACCCCATTGTTTGAACCACACAAGTCTTCCACGTTCGCAAATTTGTCATGTGACTCACAACCTTGCACATCATCCAATATATATTATTGCCCACTTGTAGGTAATTTATGCTTATACACAAACACTTATGGTGACGGATCATCCACCAAAGGAGTATTGTGCACTGAATCCATTCATTTTGGGTCTCAAACCGTCACATTTCCTAAGACTATTTTCGGATGTGGATCAAACAACGACTTCATGCATCAAATTAGCAACAAAGTCACAGGAATAGTGGGTCTTGGAGCTGGGCCATTGTCGCTAGTATCACAACTAGGTGACCAAATCGGTCACAAATTCTCATATTGTTTACTTCCTTTCACTTCAACCTCTACAATCAAGCTGAAATTTGGGAACGATACAACAATAACTGGAAATGGGGTTGTCTCAACTCCCCTCATAATCGACCCACATTATCCTTCCTATTACTTCCTCCATCTTGTAGGCATCACTATTGGACAAAAGATGCTGCAAGTGCGTACAACCGATCATACTAATGGCAACATAATCATTGATTTGGGGACAGTGTTGACATATCTTGAAGTGAACTTTTACCACAATTTTGTAACTTTGTTGCGAGAAGCCCTTGGGATTTCAGAGACAAAGGATGATATTCCATACCCATTTGACTTTTGCTTTCCAAATCAAGCTAATATAACTTTTCCTAAAATTGTGTTTCAATTTACTGGAGCTAAGGTTTTTCTGAGCCCTAAGAACCTATTTTTCAGGTTCGATGACTTGAACATGATTTGCTTGGCGGTACTACCCGACTTCTATGCAAAGGGATTTTCTGTCTTTGGAAATTTGGCGCAGGTTGATTTTCAAGTGGAGTATGATCGCAAAGGGAAAAAAGTGTCTTTTGCTCCTGCCGACTGCTCCAAAAACTAG
- the LOC100527791 gene encoding uncharacterized protein LOC100527791 precursor, with the protein MHPLLFLSLALYSLSSISSGEANESLRGFSIDLIHRDSPLSPFYNSSLTPSERITNAALRSISRLNRVSNFLDENRLPESLLILDKVEYLFTLEFGKQPLV; encoded by the coding sequence ATGCATCCACTCTTGTTCTTGTCTTTAGCCTTATACTCACTTTCTTCTATATCCTCTGGAGAAGCCAATGAAAGCCTAAGGGGCTTCAGCATCGACCTTATTCATCGCGACTCACCATTGTCACCCTTTTACAACTCTTCACTCACCCCATCAGAGCGCATCACAAACGCTGCCTTGCGCTCCATTTCTCGATtaaaccgagtatcaaactttTTAGATGAAAACAGACTACCCGAATCTCTTCTAATCCTAGACAAGGTTGAATACCTGTTTACACTGGAATTTGGTAAACAACCGCTAGTCTAA
- the LOC121175304 gene encoding uncharacterized protein produces the protein MSQGQAVPFAGKWHRFTVRNDGEKVVPEPQGDAEHTEIWESEVMIPFAVERTVYAFGGPLPDQESLSSSMNKVFPCYPTCEPRIFDSEPYNFNCLSKPHKLFRSAPSIAHRDYIPWLDRVEQAYEDFWKTYGIFDLIQFSRFGPEYRPEMLIAAMHFFESSTNTFQFKCGMMTPTLLDVAALTGLRPSGETYDPTKSSDNIKLVYKENTFSKYIAEHKGSVEEEVSDEEHVAFLTLWLSHYVFCTKSLQVAKRFIPMAIQIHEGQSFGFGRLLLAVLYESLGEACDDLKKSKDGSSFLVSGPMWLLQLWLNATFEQEMGLIIPQDYAEEVANRSIEGQRALRLTPKTFDQNPQKLFLKYMKIFLSFDKFLPQHAPFISREVGPAWFTDDFPAVDPDNEEEVNEIWSFYLNPQILSCRTGVQSNYLGLVGYQPNLVSRQFGLSQIRPKSLFEDPRDVIRGANLSEKTFKKFLKISLDENYNLHPFEFNHSHFCTMGFVTWWEKYYSGRSVGDTTIMISRLESGFTQPTVENIRSNLQARGKTIMTKKIVETSRADVRPKKPTGVKIQEWKQEEKSQKKDDSTETTTTSKRSKRVVIEFDEEKDEEEERPLVRKRKSPETSTKSAVQTEAGDSQAQMPKKKKKVKQIEPEPSVTVEGGEPIRKKKKKTKSSKEQGENQPVDVQPPSTDVGGAETETTPSIAEMGNLVEQPDLPQEHPTVEVQQNVSVEEIPSCARTSPAPETDAVNVEEQGEGQGIGPSSPQGSSQRSSSEEHFPDEEAIQEAEAGGSDIFPVSSTSKLSASIGIAEDTFIQMQDEDPAAALRLLLNTSQANTSSEKNPGASSSSDADITSTVRQDCLLLKLSMEYARADVLKSIEENPSAAFGHLNFLKKLHNPLTSDEILGKVIQIESIIDQFANTVQKKRENGARLDAQKQAHILLLEKARAAQREVERLTKEAKEGSSEIKACDDNISSWEATITNLLSQVDDLRQKIVTEQAKRKELQEKAADSIQKLVAEKGREGLKAFSASQAVADEARAMESADQVLSKEMATLKKLYEDLIMT, from the exons ATGTCGCAAGGCCAAGCAGTTCCGTTTGCTGGGAAATGGCACCGTTTCACAGTCAGGAACGACGGAGAGAAGGTGGTTCCAGAACCACAAGGTGACGCCGAACACACAGAAATCTGGGAATCGGAGGTGATGATCCCTTTCGCAGTAGAAAGGACAGTTTACGCTTTCGGTGGACCTCTGCCAGACCAAGAGTCACTCTCGAGTTCAATGAACAAGGTATTCCCCTGCTACCCAACTTGCGAACCTAGGATTTTTGATAGTGAGCCTTACAACTTCAATTGTTTAAGCAAACCCCACAAACTCTTTCGATCCGCCCCGTCAATAGCCCATAGGGATTACATACCTTGGCTTGATCGAGTCGAACAAGCGTATGAGGATTTCTGGAAGACATATGGCATATTTGACTTAATACAATTCTCTCGATTTGGTCCTGAATATCGACCAGAAATGCTGATAGCAGCTATGCATTTTTTCGAGTCTTCTACCAACACCTTTCAATTTAAATGTGGTATGATGACCCCTACTCTTTTAGATGTAGCTGCCCTcacaggccttaggcctagcggAGAAACGTATGATCCCACTAAATCTAGTGATAATATCAAGCTAGTATATAAGGAGAACACCTTTTCCAAATATATAGCTGAACACAAAGGATCGGTCGAAGAGGAAGTCTCTGATGAAGAGCATGTAGCCTTCTTGACCCTATGGCTATCTCACTACGTCTTTTGCACAAAATCCTTGCAAGTAGCCAAAAGATTTATTCCAATGGCAATACAAATTCATGAAGGTCAGAGCTTTGGATTTGGACGCCTCTTGTTAGCAGTACTATACGAATCGCTTGGTGAGGCATGCGATGACCTGAAGAAATCGAAGGATGGGTCTTCCTTCTTAGTATCTGGGCCTATGTGGCTTCTCCAGTTGTGGCTTAATGCCACTTTCGAACAAGAAATGGGATTAATAATCCCACAAGATTATGCTGAAGAAGTTGCCAATCGCTCGATCGAAGGCCAGAGAGCACTTCGATTAACACCCAAAACCTTCGATCAAAACCCACAAAAGCTGTTCCTCAAGTACATGAAGATTTTTCTGAGTTTTGACAAGTTTCTTCCCCAACATGCTCCATTCATTAGTCGAGAGGTCGGCCCGGCCTGGTTCACTGACGATTTTCCTGCTGTCGATCCGGACAATGAAGAAGAAGTGAATGAAATATGGTCATTTTATTTGAATCCACAGATCCTGTCCTGTCGTACAGGTGTTCAATCGAACTATTTAGGCCTGGTTGGATACCAGCCAAATTTGGTTTCAAGACAATTTGGCCTCTCACAGATCCGTCCCAAAAGCTTGTTCGAAGATCCTAGAGACGTCATAAGAGGGGCCAATCTTTCAGAAAAGACTTTCAAGAAATTTTTGAAGATTTCTCTTGATGAAAATTATAACCTGCATCCTTTTGAGTTCAACCATTCCCACTTCTGCACCATGGGATTTGTTACCTGGTGGGAGAAATATTATTCGGGCCGTTCGGTCGGAGACACAACTATCATGATTTCCAGACTTGAGAGTGGTTTTACCCAACCAACGGTCGAAAATATCCGCTCAAACCTTCAAGCTCGAG GCAAAACAATCATGACAAAGAAAATTGTTGAAACGTCTCGAGCTGATGTGAGACCCAAGAAACCCACTGGGGTGAAGATCCAAGAATGGAAACAAGAAGAGAAG agTCAAAAGAAAGATGATAGCACCGAGACTACCACGACCTCAAAACGCTCGAAGCGTGTGGTCATCGAATTCGACGAAGAAAAAGAT gaagaagaggaaagacCTCTTGTAAGAAAGAGAAAATCACCTGAGACTTCGACCAAATCTGCTGTCCAAACAGAGGCAGGCGATTCCCAGGCTCAAATgcctaagaagaaaaagaaagtgaagcAGATCGAGCCTGAACCTTCTGTGACGGTCGAGGGTGGTGAGCCAAtcaggaagaaaaagaagaagacaaagtcTTCAAAAGAACAAGGTGAGAATCAACCTGTTGACGTCCAACCACCTTCGACTGATGTTGGCGGCGCTGAAACAGAAACTACTCCCTCTATTGCTGAGATGGGCAACCTTGTCGAACAACCGGACTTACCACAAGAACACCCTACCGTCGAG GTACAACAAAATGTTTCTGTAGAAGAAATACCCTCATGTGCTCGAACCTCTCCTGCTCCTGAGACGGATGCAGTGAATGTTGAGGAACAGGGTGAAGGTCAAGGTATTGGACCCAGCAGTCCTCAGGGATCGAGTCAGAGAAGTTCATCTGAAGAACACTTTCCCGATGAAGAGGCCATACAAGAGGCTGAAGCTGGAGGTTCAGACATTTTCCCAGTGTCTTCGACATCTAAGCTTTCCGCTAGCATAGGGATCGCAGAGGATACATTCATTCAAATGCAAGACGAAGACCCTGCTGCAGCCCTTCGACTCCTGCTGAACACCAGTCAAGCCAACACCTCAAGTGAAAAGAATCCTGGTGCTTCGTCCTCATCTGATGCTGATATAACCTCTACAGTACGCCAAGATTGCCTGCTTTTGAAGTTATCAATGGAATACGCACGGGCAGACGTACTTAAATCCATTGAAGAGAACCCTTCTGCTGCTTTTGGGCACCTGaactttttgaagaaattgcataACCCCCTTACTTCTGATGAAATTCTGGGCAAAGTTATACAAATCGAGTCCATTATCGATCAATTTGCAAATACTGTGCAGAAAAAACGCGAAAATGGCGCCAGACTCGATGCCCAGAAACAGGCACATATCCTTCTGCTCGAGAAAGCCCGAGCGGCTCAACGTGAAGTCGAGCGTCTCACCAAAGAGGCGAAAGAAGGATCTTCTGAGATCAAAGCCTGTGATGATAATATCTCCTCCTGGGAGGCAACTATTACAAATTTGCTGTCTCAGGTCGATGATCTAAGGCAGAAAATTGTAACAGAGCAGGCTAAACGCAAAGAACTCCAGGAGAAGGCCGCTGATTCGATTCAGAAGCTGGTTGCCGAAAAAGGGAGGGAAGGCCTGAAGGCCTTTAGTGCATCTCAAGCGGTAGCAGATGAGGCGAGAGCTATGGAGAGTGCTGACCAGGTTTTAAGCAAAGAGATGGCCACCTTGAAGAAGCTATATGAGGATTTGATCATGACTTag